In Streptomyces sclerotialus, one genomic interval encodes:
- a CDS encoding lipase family protein: MTTATHLRRRQIAASAVLATACAVSLLAPSVPASADSPPPTAAAASTAPFAPFFSSASLFSSSASSGERHAARGSVVSRTEVADLTAAEVAARLERAGIDASQVRYGVRAHRVVYRTRDAKGAPTTASALTAVPANGRRHLQAVSWLHGTTVYRGDVASVNPDSTDRAAALLFASTGRAVSAPDYLGLGEGPGTHPYGDPRATVDAALDALRATRTVVRRDGRTLARRVKVSGFSQGGPATMMFGRALQQRVDPSFRLGALAPIAGPFDLSAFEAAAADDKIVRSSLYLAYFTVAWDRLYGLYDAPGEAFRAPYDKTVETLFDGDHTSSEIAAALPPASKDLFTEAFLEKVRHPTGELRRRLNTLDTTCDWRPTVPMHLYHAKGDKDVAYDNTLHCQAQLTGNGAEHRLTDIGQADHNTTVRKALPLVAREFN; encoded by the coding sequence ATGACGACCGCGACTCACCTCCGCCGACGGCAGATCGCCGCATCCGCCGTGCTCGCCACGGCATGCGCCGTGTCCCTCCTGGCACCGTCCGTACCCGCCTCCGCCGACAGCCCGCCCCCGACGGCGGCAGCCGCCTCCACCGCCCCCTTCGCCCCCTTCTTCTCCTCCGCCTCCCTCTTCTCCTCCTCCGCCTCCTCCGGCGAGCGGCACGCCGCACGCGGCTCCGTCGTCTCCCGTACCGAAGTGGCCGACCTGACGGCGGCCGAGGTCGCCGCCCGGCTGGAGCGGGCGGGCATCGACGCGTCGCAGGTCCGGTACGGCGTACGGGCGCACCGCGTCGTCTACCGGACCCGCGACGCCAAGGGCGCGCCCACCACCGCCAGCGCACTGACGGCCGTACCGGCGAACGGCCGACGGCACCTCCAGGCCGTTTCCTGGCTGCACGGCACGACCGTGTACCGGGGCGACGTGGCCTCCGTGAACCCGGATTCCACCGACCGGGCCGCCGCGCTGCTGTTCGCCTCGACGGGCCGGGCCGTCTCGGCACCGGACTACCTCGGGCTGGGCGAAGGGCCCGGCACCCACCCGTACGGCGACCCGCGGGCCACCGTGGACGCCGCGCTGGACGCGCTGCGGGCGACCCGTACGGTCGTACGCCGGGACGGCCGTACCCTCGCCCGGCGCGTGAAGGTCAGCGGGTTCTCCCAGGGCGGGCCCGCCACGATGATGTTCGGCCGGGCGCTGCAGCAGCGCGTCGACCCCTCCTTCCGGCTGGGTGCGCTCGCCCCGATCGCCGGCCCGTTCGACCTGAGCGCCTTCGAGGCGGCGGCCGCGGACGACAAGATCGTCCGGTCCTCGCTCTACCTCGCCTACTTCACGGTCGCCTGGGACCGGCTGTACGGGCTGTACGACGCGCCGGGCGAGGCGTTCCGCGCCCCGTACGACAAGACCGTGGAGACGCTCTTCGACGGCGACCACACGTCGTCGGAGATCGCGGCCGCGCTGCCGCCTGCCTCGAAGGACCTGTTCACCGAGGCGTTCCTGGAAAAGGTGCGGCACCCCACGGGCGAGCTGCGGCGCCGGCTGAACACCCTGGACACGACATGCGACTGGCGGCCCACCGTCCCCATGCACCTCTACCACGCGAAGGGCGACAAGGACGTCGCGTACGACAACACGCTGCACTGCCAGGCCCAGTTGACCGGGAACGGCGCCGAGCACCGGCTCACCGACATCGGCCAAGCCGACCACAACACCACGGTCCGCAAGGCCCTGCCCCTGGTGGCCCGCGAGTTCAACTGA
- a CDS encoding DoxX family protein, with the protein MSRTTDRTADRITDRTARSPKLLAGLLAGAGVLHFAAPKPFDATVPRALPGAARGWTYASGVAELALAAGLAHPRTRRVAALATAAFFVGVFPANVQMAVDWRHRPAPLRNAALARLPLQAPLVLWARDVARRAGR; encoded by the coding sequence ATGTCCCGCACCACCGACCGCACCGCTGACCGCATCACCGACCGCACCGCACGTTCGCCCAAGCTGCTCGCGGGCCTGCTGGCCGGTGCGGGGGTGCTGCACTTCGCCGCGCCCAAGCCGTTCGACGCGACCGTGCCGCGCGCCCTGCCCGGCGCGGCACGTGGCTGGACGTACGCCAGCGGCGTGGCGGAGCTGGCCCTGGCGGCCGGCCTCGCCCACCCGCGTACCCGGCGGGTGGCGGCCCTGGCCACCGCCGCCTTCTTCGTCGGTGTCTTCCCCGCGAACGTCCAGATGGCCGTCGACTGGCGGCACCGCCCAGCGCCGCTCAGGAACGCGGCCCTCGCCCGCCTCCCGCTCCAGGCCCCCCTCGTCCTCTGGGCCCGCGACGTCGCCCGCCGGGCGGGGCGCTGA